The following are encoded together in the Proteiniphilum saccharofermentans genome:
- a CDS encoding RagB/SusD family nutrient uptake outer membrane protein: protein MKKIINYILCLILVVCVSCDASLLDIQNENTLSTGVFWKTEADIEAGVISIYGMFYRQGTWTRNIYTQMIGMADEGVSYAGWTELNEYTKFIFTNYNFGETNVKIWREHYVAIFRANQVLDNIENITFANDTHKQDLIGQAKFMRAFYYFYLTMLWDNVPLVLQTSSAADRPMQATQEEVLTQVEEDLKDAVSKLPPTRDANNTARPTKGAAYGLLAKAYAQHHKWEEAKECLEWLIDGEGKSHYDLVADWESNFSNHTENNREALYEIHFSLVNRVGFDQTDNYLDPNAQLGTQIEMNAAPPGIGWNNIEARRWLVDYFKREKTTDGKYDPRLFHTLWYDGASSDFPEYPDQLIYGAPWNSDWGNRVFIRKYSTDAMPLYYWNDNNFRSLRYADMLLLYAEALNELSGTPPAKAIECVNRVRNRVNLPNIQNSTYYNGTQITGNKDAFREHLKIERALELAMECVRWIDLKRWGINNEATLNELKARDSDFNNFIIGKSIRMPIPQSEVDNNPNLNQNDKY from the coding sequence ATGAAAAAGATAATCAATTATATATTATGTCTTATCCTGGTAGTGTGCGTATCGTGCGATGCCTCTCTACTGGATATTCAAAATGAAAACACCCTGAGTACGGGCGTATTCTGGAAGACTGAGGCTGATATTGAAGCCGGCGTTATTTCCATATATGGGATGTTCTATCGTCAGGGTACATGGACAAGGAATATCTACACGCAAATGATAGGTATGGCGGATGAGGGAGTAAGTTATGCCGGTTGGACAGAACTGAATGAATATACCAAATTTATTTTTACCAATTATAATTTTGGAGAAACGAATGTGAAGATATGGAGAGAGCATTATGTGGCTATTTTCCGTGCCAATCAGGTATTGGATAACATAGAGAATATCACATTTGCCAATGACACCCATAAACAGGATTTAATAGGGCAAGCCAAATTTATGCGTGCTTTCTATTATTTCTACCTTACTATGCTTTGGGATAATGTCCCCCTTGTATTACAGACATCATCTGCAGCCGACCGCCCCATGCAAGCTACGCAAGAGGAAGTACTTACCCAGGTAGAAGAAGACCTGAAAGATGCTGTCAGCAAGCTTCCTCCTACACGTGACGCAAACAATACCGCTCGTCCTACAAAAGGTGCAGCCTACGGATTGCTTGCCAAAGCTTATGCACAACATCATAAATGGGAAGAAGCGAAAGAGTGTCTTGAATGGCTTATCGACGGCGAAGGGAAAAGCCACTATGATCTGGTAGCTGACTGGGAAAGCAATTTCAGTAACCATACGGAAAACAACAGAGAGGCGCTGTATGAAATACATTTCTCTCTGGTGAACCGGGTAGGATTCGACCAGACCGATAATTACCTGGATCCGAATGCGCAATTAGGTACTCAAATCGAAATGAATGCAGCACCTCCGGGTATTGGCTGGAACAATATAGAAGCAAGGCGTTGGTTGGTAGATTACTTTAAGCGCGAAAAAACAACCGACGGTAAATATGATCCCCGGTTATTTCATACCTTGTGGTATGACGGTGCATCATCCGATTTTCCGGAATATCCTGACCAATTGATTTATGGAGCGCCCTGGAACAGCGATTGGGGAAACCGTGTCTTTATAAGGAAATACAGCACGGATGCAATGCCGTTGTATTACTGGAACGATAATAACTTCCGTTCATTGCGCTATGCGGATATGCTGCTACTTTACGCCGAAGCGCTCAATGAACTGAGTGGCACACCGCCTGCCAAGGCCATTGAATGTGTCAATCGGGTACGTAATCGCGTAAACTTACCGAATATACAAAACAGCACCTATTATAACGGTACTCAGATAACGGGTAATAAAGATGCTTTCCGTGAACATTTAAAAATTGAGCGTGCCCTTGAGTTGGCTATGGAATGTGTGCGATGGATTGATTTGAAACGCTGGGGAATAAATAATGAAGCGACATTGAATGAGTTAAAAGCACGTGATTCGGACTTTAATAATTTCATTATTGGCAAGTCTATCCGTATGCCTATCCCGCAAAGTGAGGTTGACAACAATCCTAATTTAAATCAGAATGATAAATACTAA
- a CDS encoding BACON domain-containing protein, with amino-acid sequence MTNIKYLLGTFVLLLMLSGCDDNDSGYVIESDSNRFGVYPVAIPVSAEGGTYELTITGNEAWTIELTESNSSAVDWCTLSETSGSGKKVITLTVTPSTSFVKLRSIIINVKSDDRVLRSKVLQETMVLGEDEVLINGMVWSTKNIGAPGAFASSPDDPGMYYQFNRKTGYPSGPQGDPAPENWPASYTNDGTDWLPENDPSPEGWRVPTAAEMVALWELGATWVSKAQTGFNVDGLIIGVPASIAANANKDNLKQLGCLFLPQSGWRNETGMVDRGWLCAVRTGTSLSPTHGGMSLGDAGGYRDVWGWGDGQKIRAAMIRPVKDIQVED; translated from the coding sequence ATGACCAATATAAAATATTTATTAGGAACATTCGTGCTACTTTTGATGCTTTCCGGATGTGATGATAATGATTCCGGTTATGTAATCGAATCAGACTCCAACCGGTTTGGAGTGTATCCGGTAGCGATCCCTGTGAGTGCCGAAGGAGGAACATACGAACTGACAATAACCGGAAATGAAGCATGGACCATCGAATTAACCGAATCCAACAGTTCAGCTGTTGATTGGTGTACATTAAGCGAGACTTCGGGGAGTGGCAAGAAAGTAATCACTCTCACTGTTACTCCAAGCACTTCTTTTGTAAAATTGCGGTCGATCATTATAAACGTTAAGTCGGATGACAGAGTGCTGAGATCAAAAGTTCTCCAGGAAACCATGGTACTTGGCGAAGACGAAGTGTTGATAAATGGTATGGTATGGTCTACCAAAAATATTGGTGCACCGGGTGCATTTGCCTCTTCACCGGATGATCCGGGTATGTATTATCAGTTTAATCGGAAAACAGGCTATCCCAGCGGTCCGCAAGGTGATCCGGCACCGGAAAACTGGCCGGCCAGTTATACAAACGACGGAACCGACTGGCTTCCTGAAAACGATCCCTCTCCCGAAGGATGGCGTGTCCCTACCGCCGCAGAGATGGTAGCACTCTGGGAACTCGGAGCAACCTGGGTGTCAAAAGCGCAAACCGGATTTAACGTGGACGGCTTAATTATAGGTGTTCCCGCATCCATTGCAGCGAATGCCAACAAAGATAATCTGAAACAATTGGGTTGCCTGTTTCTTCCGCAAAGCGGATGGCGTAACGAAACCGGGATGGTCGATCGTGGATGGCTGTGCGCTGTTCGGACGGGCACATCATTAAGTCCCACACATGGCGGTATGTCTCTGGGAGATGCCGGAGGTTACCGCGACGTATGGGGCTGGGGTGACGGGCAAAAAATACGCGCAGCCATGATCCGGCCGGTGAAAGATATTCAGGTAGAAGACTAA
- a CDS encoding GRP family sugar transporter, translated as MFIVQNYPLAVLLCLITMLCWGSWGNTQKLAAKTWRYELFYWDYVIGIVLLSLILGFTLGSIGEQGRSFTDDIVQVDANNFRSAFVGGIIFNASNILLSASISLAGMSVAFPVGVGLALVLGVFINYFGAPKGDPVILFAGVVLIVIAIILNGLASGKVSSGTEAGRNKKKGIIIAVCAGILMSFFYRFVASAMDLNNLENPTPGMLTPYGAFFIFSLGILASNFIFNTVVMKRPFMGEPVSYSQYFKGSPGTHSVGILGGIIWGVGTALSYIAAGKAGPAISYALGQGAPMIAALWGVFIWKEFKGASKPVNLLLTLMFILFIAGLAMIVVSGGS; from the coding sequence ATGTTTATCGTACAAAATTATCCGTTAGCAGTATTACTCTGCCTTATTACCATGCTTTGCTGGGGATCGTGGGGCAATACGCAAAAATTGGCCGCAAAGACATGGCGGTATGAACTGTTCTATTGGGATTACGTAATCGGTATTGTACTCCTTTCCCTCATTTTGGGATTCACGCTGGGAAGTATTGGCGAGCAGGGGCGCAGTTTTACCGACGATATCGTACAGGTAGATGCAAATAATTTCCGGAGTGCATTTGTAGGAGGTATTATTTTTAATGCATCCAATATATTATTGTCGGCTTCCATCTCATTGGCAGGAATGTCGGTCGCTTTTCCCGTGGGAGTGGGATTGGCACTTGTATTAGGTGTATTTATCAATTACTTCGGTGCACCGAAAGGTGACCCTGTCATCCTGTTTGCAGGTGTAGTCCTGATCGTTATTGCTATTATTCTGAACGGCCTTGCTTCGGGAAAAGTGAGTTCGGGAACGGAAGCAGGCAGAAACAAAAAGAAAGGGATTATTATTGCCGTATGTGCCGGGATCCTGATGTCTTTCTTCTATCGGTTTGTCGCTTCTGCTATGGACCTGAATAACCTGGAGAACCCCACACCCGGGATGCTGACTCCCTACGGTGCATTCTTTATTTTCTCGTTAGGGATATTGGCAAGTAATTTCATATTCAACACCGTTGTCATGAAGAGACCCTTTATGGGAGAACCGGTGAGTTATTCCCAATATTTCAAAGGCAGCCCGGGTACACATTCAGTGGGAATTTTAGGTGGTATTATCTGGGGTGTGGGTACGGCTTTGAGCTATATTGCCGCAGGAAAAGCCGGTCCGGCCATTTCTTATGCTTTGGGGCAGGGTGCACCCATGATCGCCGCTTTATGGGGTGTATTCATATGGAAAGAGTTCAAAGGCGCTTCTAAGCCGGTAAATCTGTTACTGACGCTTATGTTTATCCTGTTTATCGCAGGATTGGCCATGATTGTCGTCTCCGGCGGAAGTTAG
- a CDS encoding nucleoside hydrolase, whose translation MTDNKFHVVSLLLLIALSGCTSKDRSTQTVSDAQKIIFETDIGNDVDDALALDMLYKYMDAGDINLLGIMINKEGIYPPEYTDIMNTWYGYPEIPVGIIHNGADCENDATNYAKCVSLMNKENGEPIFHRSLKDYSTLPEAHILYRELLAKQPDNSVTIISVGFSTNLARLLDTPGDDFSPLTGKELVAKKVKLLCTMAGCFNNPDLYEYNIVKDIPAAKKVFAEWPTRVVTSPFEVGIAINYPGASIENDFGWAPAHPMVEAYKCYLEMPYDRPTWDLTSVLYSVEGPSYFNISPAGKIDVTDKGVTTFTADEKGDRYYLMVDSIQAENIKQHFIELISQQPANFK comes from the coding sequence ATGACCGACAACAAATTTCATGTAGTAAGCCTTTTATTACTGATCGCTTTGTCCGGCTGCACATCTAAAGACCGGAGTACACAAACTGTTTCAGATGCACAGAAAATTATCTTTGAAACGGATATCGGCAACGATGTGGATGATGCCTTAGCGCTGGATATGCTCTATAAATACATGGATGCAGGAGACATAAACTTGTTAGGGATTATGATCAACAAAGAAGGTATATATCCCCCTGAATATACGGACATTATGAATACCTGGTATGGTTACCCTGAAATTCCTGTTGGTATCATACACAATGGTGCGGACTGCGAGAATGATGCTACCAATTATGCCAAATGTGTATCCCTGATGAACAAAGAGAACGGGGAGCCGATATTTCACCGTTCCCTCAAAGACTATTCAACTCTACCGGAAGCGCATATTCTGTATCGTGAACTATTGGCTAAACAACCCGATAATTCCGTTACAATTATCTCTGTAGGTTTCTCTACCAATCTGGCCCGTTTACTGGATACTCCCGGAGATGATTTTTCACCACTGACAGGAAAAGAGTTGGTTGCAAAGAAAGTGAAGCTATTATGCACCATGGCAGGATGCTTCAATAATCCGGATCTATATGAGTACAACATCGTGAAAGACATTCCAGCCGCAAAAAAGGTCTTTGCCGAATGGCCGACACGTGTGGTAACTTCTCCCTTTGAAGTGGGAATTGCAATCAACTATCCGGGCGCCAGCATTGAAAATGATTTCGGATGGGCACCGGCACACCCGATGGTAGAGGCTTATAAATGTTATCTGGAAATGCCTTATGACCGTCCTACCTGGGATCTGACTTCAGTATTATATTCAGTGGAAGGTCCCTCTTATTTCAATATTTCTCCTGCAGGTAAGATTGATGTAACGGATAAAGGAGTTACTACTTTTACAGCCGATGAGAAAGGTGATCGGTATTATTTAATGGTGGATTCCATTCAGGCTGAGAATATCAAGCAACATTTTATTGAATTGATCAGCCAGCAACCGGCCAATTTCAAATAA
- a CDS encoding SusC/RagA family TonB-linked outer membrane protein has protein sequence MNKKKLNLWKGTLFMLVWISSVCLFAQNITIQGTVTDTKGEALIGVSIQVSGKTTGTVTDTNGRFTLTNIPSNSILEISYLGMISQTIALNGETILNIILQEDIETLEEVVVVGYGTVKKKDLLGAVSVVKEDALAERVSGNIVESMRGLTSGVKITSSGQPGSNASIIIRGLGSLTNNNPLFIIDGAYGGSDLGVNVEDIESIQILKDASSAAIYGSRAANGVVIVTTKQGKEGPLKVKFDSQLTLNWLPRYDLMDASTYKIYNDRAYEEAILAGVGGITKRQNHFDGDTDWQEEMLGTGILQNYNISLSGGSNTVKYYTSLNRMVDDGALYRTGYDKYGFRLNTSGQKGIFSYGENFYYTKSNRTLLNGNPWYDFIFMPPTIPVYDESHTGGYGYGDVDRANSYGRNPVAMQDLMERNNEEEYLTGNVFGQVSLFNMLDARLNVAYKSYMGVTNTLRKKGNWVMGQGDDAAHLGYNSAQNHDILIEQTYNFKHKFGKHDVNALGGITYNKFHEEVRWITKLDPLTIGDKYIKSLDAATGNTTAGGSYGESALISYLGRINYSYDDRYLTQITARRDGTSRLPKDKRWGNFLSVSLGWRISGEEFFDVPFIDDLKIRANYGTLGNSSIGYWDYQSTINTAPRAIMGNPETKEIGMIQSRLTNTDLVWEKKTTANAGFDLVGLNNRLRFSAEYFYSKSGDLLVYLPILMSSGNEGGSPAVNAGSLENRGVEVEIGWNDKVGDFSYSASLNVSHLKNKVIDLGYGQTVYYTDLAKTEIGQSLGMWYLYKMNGIFQSGEEVRNYTNSEGTVIQPNALPGDIKYDDYNDDGIISSDDRQIVGNPWPKLEMGLNLGASYRNFDLKINGYGRFGHDIWNGSAAAAGDFANNQNNFNGLRPWTQEYRSNDRPRIVYGDSRNSRGDQSRWLEDGSFFRLSDITLGYSIPATFCEKFGIDRVRASVTLQNMVTLTKYSGLDPEFADGGIFTIGADNCSFPNPRAVQFALSFTF, from the coding sequence ATGAATAAAAAAAAATTAAATCTATGGAAAGGAACCTTATTCATGTTAGTATGGATATCTTCCGTGTGTCTGTTCGCTCAAAACATAACCATACAGGGAACGGTTACTGATACCAAAGGAGAAGCCCTAATTGGAGTATCTATTCAGGTTTCAGGAAAAACAACCGGTACTGTTACCGATACAAATGGCAGATTCACTTTAACCAATATCCCTTCAAACAGCATATTAGAGATCTCCTATTTAGGCATGATCTCACAAACCATTGCCTTGAATGGAGAAACGATATTGAATATTATTCTTCAGGAAGACATTGAGACTTTAGAAGAGGTAGTGGTCGTAGGTTATGGCACTGTAAAGAAGAAAGATTTGCTTGGCGCTGTATCTGTCGTCAAAGAGGATGCTTTGGCAGAACGTGTATCGGGTAACATAGTAGAGTCTATGCGTGGACTGACTTCAGGCGTAAAGATCACATCAAGTGGTCAGCCGGGCTCTAATGCTTCTATTATTATCCGCGGTCTGGGGAGCTTGACCAATAACAATCCTTTATTTATTATTGATGGGGCTTACGGCGGTAGCGACCTGGGTGTGAATGTGGAAGACATAGAATCTATTCAAATCCTGAAAGATGCATCATCAGCCGCGATTTACGGGTCGAGGGCAGCGAACGGGGTTGTAATCGTTACCACCAAACAAGGGAAAGAGGGACCTTTGAAAGTGAAATTCGACTCACAACTGACACTCAACTGGCTACCTCGTTATGATCTGATGGACGCCTCCACTTATAAGATTTATAATGACCGGGCCTATGAAGAAGCGATTCTGGCCGGAGTCGGTGGAATTACAAAACGTCAGAATCATTTCGATGGCGATACGGATTGGCAGGAAGAGATGCTGGGGACAGGCATATTACAGAATTACAATATTTCACTATCCGGCGGCTCTAACACTGTAAAGTATTATACTTCGTTAAATCGTATGGTAGATGACGGAGCATTATATCGTACCGGGTATGACAAATACGGATTCCGTCTTAATACAAGCGGACAGAAAGGAATATTCTCTTATGGTGAGAACTTCTATTATACCAAATCAAACAGGACACTGCTAAATGGTAATCCGTGGTATGATTTTATCTTTATGCCGCCCACAATTCCGGTATATGATGAATCCCACACAGGTGGATATGGTTATGGGGATGTTGACCGGGCTAATTCTTATGGCCGGAATCCGGTAGCAATGCAGGATTTAATGGAACGAAACAATGAAGAAGAATACCTGACCGGTAACGTCTTTGGCCAGGTATCGCTTTTCAATATGCTTGATGCCAGGTTGAATGTCGCTTATAAAAGCTATATGGGTGTTACCAATACCTTACGCAAAAAAGGAAACTGGGTTATGGGACAAGGAGATGATGCAGCGCATTTAGGATATAACAGCGCACAGAATCATGATATCCTGATAGAGCAAACCTATAATTTTAAACATAAGTTTGGCAAGCACGATGTAAATGCCTTAGGCGGCATCACTTATAATAAATTCCACGAAGAAGTCCGCTGGATTACCAAGTTAGATCCGTTAACGATCGGGGATAAATATATTAAATCGCTTGATGCCGCAACCGGCAACACAACCGCAGGAGGAAGTTACGGAGAATCTGCGCTGATATCCTATCTCGGACGGATCAATTATTCCTATGATGACAGATATCTGACACAGATAACCGCCCGTCGTGATGGGACTTCGCGTTTACCCAAAGATAAACGTTGGGGAAATTTCCTTTCCGTCTCATTGGGATGGCGTATCAGTGGAGAGGAGTTCTTTGATGTTCCGTTTATTGATGATTTGAAGATACGCGCTAATTATGGTACACTGGGAAATAGCAGTATTGGCTATTGGGATTATCAATCCACCATTAATACCGCTCCCCGGGCAATTATGGGTAATCCGGAAACAAAAGAGATCGGAATGATCCAGTCCCGATTAACCAATACCGATCTCGTTTGGGAGAAGAAAACCACAGCCAATGCCGGCTTTGACCTGGTAGGGCTGAATAACCGGCTACGTTTTTCTGCCGAATATTTTTATTCAAAGAGCGGAGACCTGCTGGTATACCTTCCTATTTTGATGAGCTCCGGAAATGAAGGAGGATCGCCTGCTGTGAATGCCGGAAGCCTGGAAAACAGAGGAGTTGAAGTAGAGATCGGATGGAATGATAAAGTGGGAGATTTTTCCTATTCAGCCTCGTTGAATGTGTCGCATTTAAAGAATAAGGTGATAGATCTGGGATACGGCCAGACAGTCTATTACACCGATTTGGCTAAAACAGAAATTGGGCAATCGCTTGGAATGTGGTATCTGTACAAAATGAATGGTATCTTCCAGTCGGGAGAAGAGGTCCGCAATTATACAAATTCGGAAGGAACAGTAATCCAGCCGAATGCTTTGCCTGGTGATATTAAATATGACGATTATAACGACGACGGTATTATTTCGTCGGACGACCGTCAGATTGTAGGGAATCCCTGGCCCAAATTAGAAATGGGATTGAATCTCGGAGCTTCTTATAGAAACTTTGATCTGAAGATCAATGGTTATGGACGATTCGGACATGACATCTGGAATGGATCGGCAGCAGCGGCTGGTGATTTTGCCAATAATCAAAACAACTTTAATGGTCTCAGACCCTGGACACAGGAATATCGTTCGAACGATCGCCCACGTATTGTATATGGGGATTCCCGAAATAGTCGCGGTGACCAGAGCCGCTGGTTGGAAGATGGCTCATTCTTCCGTTTAAGCGATATTACTTTGGGCTACTCCATTCCAGCTACCTTTTGCGAAAAGTTTGGTATAGACAGAGTTCGTGCATCGGTAACCCTGCAAAACATGGTCACATTAACCAAATATTCCGGGTTGGATCCTGAATTTGCAGATGGCGGTATCTTTACCATAGGGGCAGACAATTGCTCATTCCCCAATCCCCGGGCTGTTCAATTTGCCTTATCATTTACATTCTAA
- a CDS encoding nucleoside hydrolase — MRKTLFLMLCLVYILAFPFGKTRAQRHNIPVVVITDLYHPYQDPGDNMDLIMGFGLPDVDLKAVLLDITDAFRKDTADHPTLWKDPRGPREAGIIPVEQLNYIFNKKIPYALGPLSMMKSEEDKMEDLPDYEQEAISLFIKILTECEEPVEILSFGSARILAVAYNRNPDLLKKKISKIHLSAGTASKNHELGSDEGANAIPGGEWNVALDVFAFTRILQSDLPVAIYPCAGKDGGFIKDKNNTYWRLPDMEFTKQMDPRLRQYLDFAFNRKLQYDFLRAMDAAYPVNINIDQYPKPFHVWESAIWLKATQREIVCTPGGEYFLIKEGNVREGDRIIKNELRRCNITEIRNDGRFQFLYTDKPSEKEIYYRPDLEENEKAFQKVIPELYISISPNH; from the coding sequence ATGAGAAAAACTCTATTTCTAATGTTGTGTCTTGTGTATATCCTTGCCTTCCCTTTTGGGAAGACAAGGGCACAACGGCATAATATTCCTGTAGTGGTCATTACCGATTTATACCATCCTTATCAGGATCCGGGAGATAATATGGATCTTATCATGGGGTTCGGCTTACCGGATGTTGACCTGAAAGCTGTGCTTTTAGATATTACAGATGCTTTCAGAAAGGATACGGCCGACCATCCGACATTATGGAAAGATCCGAGAGGACCGAGAGAGGCCGGTATCATTCCGGTGGAACAACTAAACTATATTTTCAATAAAAAGATACCATATGCACTCGGCCCGTTATCCATGATGAAATCGGAAGAGGATAAGATGGAAGATTTACCTGATTATGAACAAGAAGCGATTTCATTGTTCATAAAAATATTAACAGAATGTGAAGAACCCGTTGAAATCCTTTCTTTTGGTTCGGCAAGAATACTGGCAGTAGCCTATAACCGCAATCCAGACCTGTTAAAAAAGAAAATAAGTAAAATCCATCTGAGTGCCGGGACGGCAAGTAAAAACCACGAATTAGGAAGCGACGAAGGAGCGAATGCCATTCCAGGAGGAGAATGGAACGTGGCCCTGGATGTATTTGCTTTTACCAGAATCTTACAATCCGATCTTCCGGTAGCTATCTATCCGTGTGCAGGTAAAGATGGAGGATTTATTAAAGATAAGAATAACACCTATTGGAGATTACCTGATATGGAATTTACCAAACAAATGGATCCCCGGTTACGACAATATCTGGACTTTGCTTTCAACCGGAAATTGCAATATGATTTTCTTCGGGCAATGGATGCTGCATATCCGGTAAATATAAATATTGACCAATATCCAAAACCATTTCATGTATGGGAAAGTGCGATCTGGTTAAAAGCGACACAAAGGGAAATCGTGTGTACTCCCGGTGGGGAGTACTTCCTTATCAAAGAAGGGAATGTCAGGGAGGGCGACCGGATAATAAAGAACGAACTGCGCCGTTGTAATATCACCGAGATAAGAAATGACGGGCGCTTCCAGTTCTTATATACCGATAAGCCGTCTGAAAAAGAAATTTACTATCGCCCTGACCTTGAAGAGAACGAGAAAGCATTTCAGAAGGTGATTCCCGAACTATATATCTCTATTTCACCCAATCATTAA
- a CDS encoding glycoside hydrolase family protein, producing MIKYFFLLIGIWFIFSCSEGDPIEPPIDPPGPGNPISAIATPEFVFGFQGESRYSYCPSVLQQEDGSIHMFFCGNPNNLIMVDNIYHIKINPDGTKTSAKSVLQPGVSGSWDDHHTCDPSVIAGDFTWDGVTYKYAMFFLSNMYGVYYNEIGVAFSNKLDTDSWVKYPEQIVKKTWSTPGDQSVGGSGKAWGVGQPSVVSLDGKGKVLLTYTVGDIGGTRIVWSEADFSNMDNYTITSPQTIVQSGLKAIDNQSADYTCNADFAINKEADKIIMIRPVQPHPTDYPAYLNTSLEIDYMNLSDFMNQTGSWKPIYRITPEDTGYPRNHNAALLRDNLGYLQDWEKPTFYFTVSKAAPDVQPSGNNHAEWTYHIWKSQIVKE from the coding sequence ATGATTAAATATTTCTTTCTACTCATCGGAATATGGTTTATATTTTCCTGTTCGGAAGGGGATCCCATTGAGCCACCTATTGACCCTCCGGGGCCGGGAAACCCGATTTCAGCTATCGCTACTCCGGAATTCGTATTCGGGTTTCAGGGGGAAAGCAGGTATTCTTATTGTCCAAGTGTATTGCAACAGGAAGACGGAAGTATTCACATGTTCTTCTGCGGAAATCCCAATAATCTGATCATGGTCGATAATATTTATCATATAAAGATCAATCCCGATGGTACGAAGACAAGTGCCAAAAGCGTCCTGCAGCCCGGAGTATCGGGTTCGTGGGACGACCATCATACGTGTGATCCTTCGGTTATTGCCGGCGATTTCACCTGGGATGGTGTAACCTATAAATATGCCATGTTTTTCCTGAGCAATATGTATGGAGTATATTACAATGAAATCGGCGTAGCATTCAGTAACAAGCTGGATACGGACAGTTGGGTAAAATACCCGGAACAGATTGTAAAAAAGACATGGTCCACACCCGGGGATCAGAGTGTCGGCGGATCCGGTAAAGCATGGGGAGTAGGTCAACCATCTGTAGTATCTTTGGATGGAAAAGGCAAAGTACTACTGACATATACCGTCGGAGATATCGGCGGTACGCGGATTGTATGGTCGGAAGCGGATTTCAGTAATATGGATAACTATACGATAACTTCACCTCAAACTATCGTACAAAGCGGATTGAAAGCAATAGACAACCAAAGTGCGGATTACACCTGCAACGCTGATTTTGCCATCAACAAAGAAGCCGACAAGATCATAATGATCCGTCCGGTACAACCCCATCCGACTGATTATCCGGCTTACCTGAATACCTCACTGGAAATCGATTACATGAATCTTTCCGATTTTATGAATCAAACAGGTAGCTGGAAACCTATATATCGCATTACGCCGGAGGATACCGGATATCCGCGTAACCACAACGCGGCCCTATTGAGAGATAATCTGGGATACTTACAAGACTGGGAGAAACCAACATTTTACTTTACAGTCAGTAAAGCTGCTCCTGATGTACAACCTTCAGGCAATAACCATGCGGAATGGACATACCATATTTGGAAAAGTCAAATAGTTAAAGAATAA
- the rbsK gene encoding ribokinase, with product MSKIVVIGSSNTDLIAKVKKFPKAGETIKGVSYLQAMGGKGANQAVAAHRLGGTVKFVTSLGKDTNGLNSLEYYKEEGLDVSLSLIVEDTSSGIAMIWVDEKGENSIVIISGANEMLSAGYIREIEKEILEADLIVLQMEIPYDTVKVICDLAYENKKQILLNVAPARKLDEDIIKKIDILIVNETEAEIVSGEIIEHIGEDGIVDKLLALGVKTVVLTLGKQGCIVKNDQIYLQIPAFSVETVDTTAAGDTFCGALAAELSKGRSWHETLEFASAAAAICVTRMGAQPSIPTETEVRNFLKMKTTNH from the coding sequence ATGAGTAAGATAGTAGTGATTGGCAGTTCCAATACGGATTTAATCGCGAAAGTAAAAAAGTTTCCCAAGGCAGGTGAAACAATTAAGGGGGTCTCCTATCTCCAGGCGATGGGGGGCAAAGGAGCGAATCAGGCAGTGGCCGCACATCGGCTCGGGGGAACAGTGAAATTTGTAACCAGCCTGGGCAAAGACACCAATGGACTGAATTCTCTGGAATACTATAAGGAAGAGGGATTGGATGTCTCTCTATCTTTGATTGTCGAGGATACCTCTTCAGGAATAGCTATGATTTGGGTGGACGAGAAAGGAGAAAACAGCATTGTAATAATCTCAGGAGCGAATGAGATGCTTTCTGCCGGATATATCCGCGAAATCGAAAAAGAGATATTGGAGGCTGACTTGATTGTCCTGCAAATGGAGATCCCATACGACACGGTCAAAGTCATTTGCGACCTTGCCTATGAAAACAAGAAACAGATACTGTTAAACGTGGCGCCCGCGAGAAAGTTAGATGAGGATATCATTAAAAAGATAGATATTCTGATCGTAAACGAAACCGAAGCCGAAATCGTTTCAGGAGAAATAATAGAGCATATCGGTGAAGACGGAATTGTTGACAAATTATTGGCTTTGGGCGTAAAAACAGTTGTCCTGACATTGGGCAAACAAGGCTGCATAGTAAAAAACGACCAAATATATTTACAGATACCGGCTTTCTCTGTGGAAACAGTAGATACGACAGCAGCAGGCGACACGTTCTGCGGTGCTTTAGCCGCAGAACTAAGCAAAGGTCGCAGTTGGCATGAGACGCTTGAATTTGCATCCGCAGCAGCCGCCATTTGTGTCACACGTATGGGAGCACAGCCTTCTATACCGACAGAAACCGAAGTGCGTAACTTCTTAAAAATGAAAACAACAAACCATTAA